ATCATAATATGTATCCGACACAAATGTTAAGCCATTAATGAACTTTGCAGATTGTGGAAGAGCTTCCGGCCACGCCAAGGCATATGAATTCTTGGTTCCGTCTCTTGTATTATTTCCTTTTATGCATAGTAGTCTTCCTTTAGACATTTCTGAAGGGAAATAGAGATATTCAGCTTCGTTTTCGTTGCGAGTGTCGTTTAATGAGCTCATAAACCAGGTGTTGCCTTCCATAGCTGTCTTGGCGAATCTCAGATCCTTAAGTGGCAGAAAGGTGACCGAATCTTGAAGATTTGAAATGAGTCTCTGTACGTCAGTTTTATCGGTAACAGGAGGATGGTTAGTAGCATTAAGTGCTAATCCTGATCTCCATTTGTTGAAGAAAGGGGGGGATTGAGATTGAACAAGTATGAGGATTAACAGCAGTAGAAGAATGGATATAATGAATTTGATCGAAATATAATGATATGAACTGTTTCTTGTGGTAAACGCTTTGTCGCTTCTTTCAATATCCATGTATTTTGCTAGGCTTGATAGTGAAGTGGTATCAGCTTAGttgttaatttatagtattagttGATCTCGAGATGGACTTGGTTATGAGTTATTGCCTGAAAATCGAGAAATACTTGTGTGAACCTAATTCGCCATGTAGGATTATGAATTATCCATTAAAAACACAACACATGgcgtaattaaatattatagccaatcaataaatataatattaattagtgatcttttaaatagaattaaatgctatttattgattgattatGACATTTAATTACGCCACGCGTTATGCTTTTTAATAgatggttcataatcctacgtggcTAATTAGGTtcatctaagaatttctcaaaaaaatcaatataaataattCTAGCAGTAAATGATGACATAGTTATAATTGAAGGTCGGCTAAACCAAATTAACTGGTTTAGccattttattttggttaagtttgattaattttttttggctaATTTGGTTTCATCAATAAAAGAAGAGTAAATTACTCTAAGACCCCTCATTACTTGTCATAACTCATAGTTTGATacctctttttttaaaataaaaagatttggtgcctcaattttgattttttaaactgtAAAACCCTTCTGTTAGTtttgttaataatttgatatttactttcaaacgatttgatacctcagtttcaattatgtaaacgatttgatacctcacttttaattatattaacgatttggtatctcattttcaaacgatttgcaaacgatttggtacctcatgtTTCATACCATTAACGACTCGTtacctatatttaacaaaaGGGCTTTATAGTtcacaaaatcaaaactgaggtatcaaatcgtttgatttttaaataaggggtagtaaagtgtgaattatgacaaacgtgaggggtattagagtaatttgctcataAAAGAATGTAGTTTggttattgttaattttttaaaaatttgctgagttaattaaactaattgaatatttatgttcttttacttataattactttttttaatattttcatcagatttataaaataaaactaacccATTGGTTCACTtggttcaattttatatttttattatattttgattaattcggttaaatcagttttaactaaaaataaaaatttagttggtttggtaaaaaaaattcaattagtttgatttttattaaattaaattgaccatttgcTCCCACAGTTTCATCAAGTACTGCCAGTGATTAAAGAATCAGACTATATTGACCGATTCAACCAGCTGAAACTGGGAATCGAAAAGTTGTCCAGTCCAAACTAACCTGAAGAATCGGAAATTCAGTCCAACCGAATTGCAACGGAAAAACCAAACTGAGCTGGCGATTTTAATTCGTGATGGAACCAGTTGAACCGGAGGTTGGATCATGAACCATACAAGCGAGatttaatttcttctttttattatgattttttaataCGATACTACTGGCTCGGACACTGATTCGGTTATCAAAACACTGGGTACTGCAAGCGGAATTTCTGGGTCAGGAGGGCGAGAGATTAGGATTAACATGTTGAATTCAGCTATCTagatttttttgaaaagaacATTATTTTATTCCCCCGTAGCTTGTAGATCCGGCATTAACGGAGTAAACACCTTGAAAACTCCAGAAAATAATTACTAATGCTTAGTAAGAGAGCTGATAAGAGAACTGGCGTCTACGACTTTCAATTCCACCGTCATACACTACGTGTCAGCTTGTACACCATTTGCTCCATGCGAGGCCAGAGTTTCCAATAATTCTCACACATCTCTAAAACTAATTCAACAAATAAACAAATGCAGTGATGGAAAAAGAGAAGgtataaaaaatcataatttgaaCAGTCTATTTACAAATGCTGTACATCAGGCATGTTACTTCAAATTCTCAGATTACAGTCTAACAAGATATATTATTGTTAGTACTTAGTAGTGTCAGTTCATCAGAATGCTCTACAGAGATTGTTAGCGGTCAGGTTAGATGAGTGCTGCTGCTCTATTGGGTTAGGTCCACACAATCTGCTCCTCTTCGGCTCTGAAATCTTCACGTTAGAAATTGCTACGGCCAGTGCATCCACAAAGCCGCATTCATCTTGCTCCTCTGACTTGCTGCTCAAACTGTCAGataatgaattattatttggaTCCTCAGCAAGAGATCCACTTTCTAATTTGTTCACAGTCATCTCTGGTGTAGGCGCACTGGCAGACTGGACGGGTACTGATCCAACTTGATTCTTCAGTTTTGACTTAACGGAAAGTGTCTTCAATGTCCGTTCTGTGTAGAACAAAATCCACGGGTGCCCTGAATCAAAATCGAATCAGTATCCTAGCTTACAAAACAATCCatttagaaaacaaattcatCAAGAAGTCACTATTGAGTCCAAATACATAATGCCGGTGATTAAGCAATGactataaatggtttttaaGTTTTGGCAAACACGTAGAATATGATATGCGAAAAACAGTCGGGCTATCATCTTTGAATCAAAGATATGCGAGGCAACTAAGAAAAAGATAGGGAGGAAAAAACGACCATTGTCATATGCAGGCTcttaagtaaatttttaaattggcAAAAGTTGAACTTACTTAGCACTTCATCAGCTGTTATCCTGGCTGTAACATCCCTTGTCAGCATTCTTGAGACTAGATCGCGTGCAGGCTTAGATACGGACTCCCAAATTCCTGTGTGGAAATCAAGCTTTACATTCTTGATTGCCTCAAAAACCGATTCTAAGGAGTCCCCTTGAAAAGGCAGAGTACCGACCAGGAGTGCATGTAGGAGCACACCGGCACTCCATATATCAACCTTCTCAGAATAATTTTCTGACAGAACTTCTGGGGCAACATATGCTGGACTTCCAGCTAAACCAGATAGACTTTGACCTGCATTTCAATAATTCATAAACCTTTGAGAATACACACAATCTGTTTCTAAAGATTACAGAATATAACATTAAATTGAAGTTTCTAGACATATATTTCAACATCTTTTTACGGATTTAATATTGAGAAATATCAGTTTCAAAAGGAAAAAGaactgataaataaaaaaaatatgttcaaAAGTTTACGAAGACCAAATCattgaagaaagaaaaaacattCAACCCCCAATAACTTTCTGACAGGAAAGGTAATGGAAGATACTCATGTCTGGACATATTTAAGGATAAGTTTCTATAGTTCATCAACTTTGCATCTTTTTCACATTCGGAAGATTACTACATAAAATGAGATCTCTCATAATAACCAATTTGATGGTATTGGAAATCAGGCAATGACTTCAAAATTTTGCACATCATCGTACATCTGAAACTAGAAGCTAAAAAGAAGAGGGAAAGAACCTTTTAGCATCACCACATTCTTATTTCAACCAATTAGAGCAAAATACATATTTGGAGCTAGACAAAATGCTGCTAAATAACAAGACACTTGTAAGATTAAACTCCATACGAAGGCAAAATTGTTGAATACTATCTCAGATAACCTTAACATACAAATTTATTGAGGATAGATCACACCAAAGATGGCATCATTGGTCTTTGAGATACCATGTCCTATCAACTTATCTAATCTTTGGTGGTGCTTAAACAGTACAAAGGTTAGTTGCTAATGCAATGTCAGTAAGGGGCAGTGCAGTATTCAATTTCAAAGCAGTTATAGAAGACTTACCATTTGAAATTCTCATAGCCAAGCCAAAATCTGCAAGCTTAATCTTCCCTGAATCAATAAGTAGTATATTCTCAGGCTTCAAATCTCTGTGAACAACGCCCATATCGTGACAATACTTGACAACTGACATCACATCTTTAAATATGTTAGCAGCCCGCTGTTCCGAGTACTGAACCTCTTTTATCATCTCGTCAATCAGACGTCCTCCGGAGCATAGCTCCATCACAAGATGAAAGCACTCAGGTTCCTCATACACAGCATGTAATGTCACAACCCCAGGATGGCCAGATAAGTGCTGCATTATCTCAACCTCCTTATGAACCGTCTCCTCTCCCTTGCGCAAAGTTTTACAAGCAAATTCAACTCCAGTCGTCTTAGAGCTACAcgaccaaaccgaaccaaatttacCGCGCCCAATAGTGGCACCTTTAACATAGTCATCCTCAAACTTATTTTTTCTACCTGTCTGAGTAGCAGCATCTATGCACCCTATCTTTCTCTTAAGACCTCTACCGGGTGGCACCAGGGAAGATGATGCACCACAAGGCGGAGCAGTGGCAATGCCAGCAAGCCTACTCTTAAAGGAATTAACGGGTTCGTTACATCCATCTTCGTCCTCTTTACATCTCTTTTTCAGCCTATTGTAATCTTCTAAGGAATAATGAGACCTAAGATTAGGGGATCTAATGTCATGTCTTGGTGGTGTGAATTGATTATTTTCTACATCCTCGGTTTCACTTCCTTTCCTCTTCTTCCGCATCACACCAAATAATACTCGAAATAGTTGATTTAACAATACATTGAATCAATTCTGGTCATagtcttaaaaaaaatagttcagCTCCTGCAATCAGAAAGCATATAAAACACAAGAGAAAAAGAAAGCAACTCTTTAGTGCTATATGATTCAAGAAAAACCCTAAAACTAATCCTATCAAAGattcaaaatgaaaaatcaaattgaattattCACGAACTAAAAAATCACAAGGATTAATAACAAGACACGTAAAATTAAGGCAAATAATAAACCTTTTGGAGCCAAATTGCGATTGGGAAATTTAGAAAAAGGAAAGGAAACGTGGGTCCTTGGTGAGAGAGAGAAGGAGAAGAATGTGGAGTGAATTAGGGAAAAGAATGGGATCAGAATTTGAAACCCTAGAAAAGGAAAttgggtaaaattaaaattgtaagaTGAAAGTAGTAGCCAACCATAAAGATCAAATCTGTAGATATTGAAATAGCAAGATGGAGGGGCCAAAGAGGTGACCTTCAGGTCTGGGTTTTAGACTTTTTAGATTGcgttttttgtatttttaaatattttttttgttttctatttatgtcatctgaaaaagaaaaatcaaaaaacataCTCGTGAGTTGTCCGCTTTACATTAACTGgcaattatcataattttatacgAATTTGGTAAATAAAAGGTCATTTTGCCCCCTCAATTTgacataaaatatcaaataataataaatttatgattttaactaaaATACCCATAAATTGGTTAATTTGACTCATATTACCTCCTTTTATTGATGTGGTAAAAATTATTAGACAAATTGAGCTGAGCTAGTAACAAACTATTGGTCTATTTGGAGTTAAAGAGATCAAATGAGTCAAAATCAAACGAGTCAATACACATATTTTAAAAGCGTTTTGTTCAAAATGCCTGATCTAAGTGTGTTTTTGCTCAAAGCCACGTGTTTGATCTTATTCGATTCTTTGTTTTAACTTGAAGGGAGAAAATGGATATTTATTGGAATTTGGTAACATCTTTCATTCCGGGTCTAACCCAAAGACCAAAATACCACATATATAAGTTcctaatgaaaaattaaaagaacaaaAGGTCAATGCGCCCCATGAACTTGTAATATGGGaccatttaattcaattttaacttgtttgagcaactaactccgaatttttttatttttagatcaaataatcccataattgtatttttaaaacgcgtaaaatacaaattaaagatGAGAGATgcgaaaaaaataattagaaagttcattaattgttgcgataaaattatcgtaaatatatttttaataataaaaatataaattatggggtaaattaacctaaaaatgaagagttttgggattagttgctcaaacaagtTCAAATTAGGATAAATGACCCTATGTTTTGGGTTTTTAAGTTAAAAGAGCAATCAAATTGAGAACCAGACAGGGCTGTAGACAAAGTGGTGAAGATGTCTCAGTGTCGTACTACAATCT
This region of Mercurialis annua linkage group LG1-X, ddMerAnnu1.2, whole genome shotgun sequence genomic DNA includes:
- the LOC126664376 gene encoding serine/threonine-protein kinase PEPKR2 — protein: MRKKRKGSETEDVENNQFTPPRHDIRSPNLRSHYSLEDYNRLKKRCKEDEDGCNEPVNSFKSRLAGIATAPPCGASSSLVPPGRGLKRKIGCIDAATQTGRKNKFEDDYVKGATIGRGKFGSVWSCSSKTTGVEFACKTLRKGEETVHKEVEIMQHLSGHPGVVTLHAVYEEPECFHLVMELCSGGRLIDEMIKEVQYSEQRAANIFKDVMSVVKYCHDMGVVHRDLKPENILLIDSGKIKLADFGLAMRISNGQSLSGLAGSPAYVAPEVLSENYSEKVDIWSAGVLLHALLVGTLPFQGDSLESVFEAIKNVKLDFHTGIWESVSKPARDLVSRMLTRDVTARITADEVLRHPWILFYTERTLKTLSVKSKLKNQVGSVPVQSASAPTPEMTVNKLESGSLAEDPNNNSLSDSLSSKSEEQDECGFVDALAVAISNVKISEPKRSRLCGPNPIEQQHSSNLTANNLCRAF